The Shewanella zhangzhouensis genome has a window encoding:
- a CDS encoding DUF4785 family protein, which translates to MMTHNKLAAAVLMSLMLSACQGENSQDNADALGVQVVQLSPLSTGDLGFSQVQAPVTQGLNSRREDIQFVSPMSGEYQPRQWQSSQLVASNEYWFPVSGEALNQGIPLTISQGGAVIRLAPRADMSSGALFHAPAIEPASLELSAPKGAQVPNLVRSMANAEALASAGMNDDSSALLLSSAAPAGEYRLKVRSAVDPRSQYLVNVKEKGSPLVLHLRAPMGLSLGQSLAGSLTLDGLGQLSTAKARLRQGTQELPLPLTLENGAFSAAMPDGFEPGSAAALSELLIDVQSRVDGIAVKRTIKTAFKHFAPSGRVLPDAQVQWQGETPVAVTFNLELADAGRYALSAVLTGTDSSGKEVAIHSSAAARWFEASNSLTLPLSRELIERSGLKAPFQIRELELKDQGQMATLSFQDKALRL; encoded by the coding sequence ATGATGACTCACAACAAACTGGCCGCTGCGGTATTGATGTCACTGATGCTCAGCGCCTGTCAGGGAGAAAACAGCCAAGACAACGCCGATGCCCTGGGTGTGCAGGTGGTTCAGCTGTCACCTCTGTCCACCGGCGACTTGGGCTTTAGCCAGGTTCAGGCGCCTGTCACTCAGGGACTGAACTCCCGCCGGGAAGACATCCAATTTGTCTCCCCCATGTCGGGGGAATATCAGCCCCGCCAATGGCAAAGCAGCCAATTGGTGGCCAGTAATGAATACTGGTTCCCGGTCTCGGGTGAGGCACTGAATCAAGGCATTCCCCTGACTATCAGCCAGGGCGGCGCCGTCATACGCCTGGCCCCAAGAGCCGACATGAGTTCTGGCGCCTTGTTCCATGCCCCGGCTATTGAACCTGCCTCACTGGAGCTTTCAGCCCCCAAAGGTGCACAGGTGCCAAATCTGGTGCGTTCCATGGCCAATGCCGAAGCATTGGCGTCGGCGGGCATGAATGATGACTCGAGTGCGCTCCTGTTATCCAGCGCCGCCCCTGCCGGTGAATACCGTCTCAAGGTTAGAAGTGCCGTTGATCCCCGCAGTCAGTATCTGGTGAATGTGAAGGAAAAAGGCAGCCCACTGGTGTTACATCTCAGAGCGCCCATGGGTCTGAGCCTGGGGCAATCCCTAGCAGGTTCACTGACGTTGGATGGACTGGGGCAGTTAAGCACAGCCAAGGCCCGGCTCAGACAAGGAACCCAGGAATTGCCACTGCCACTGACGCTGGAAAATGGCGCATTCAGCGCCGCCATGCCCGATGGTTTTGAGCCTGGGTCTGCCGCAGCGCTCAGCGAGTTGCTGATAGATGTTCAGAGCCGTGTCGATGGGATTGCAGTTAAGCGCACCATTAAAACGGCGTTCAAACACTTTGCCCCCAGCGGCCGGGTGTTACCCGACGCGCAAGTGCAATGGCAAGGCGAGACGCCGGTGGCAGTCACCTTTAACCTGGAACTGGCCGATGCCGGCAGATATGCGCTTTCGGCTGTCCTCACTGGGACGGACAGCAGCGGGAAAGAAGTCGCCATTCACAGCAGTGCGGCGGCACGCTGGTTCGAGGCAAGCAACAGCCTGACTCTCCCGCTATCCCGGGAACTGATTGAGCGCTCCGGGTTGAAAGCCCCATTCCAGATACGGGAACTTGAGCTTAAAGATCAGGGACAGATGGCAACATTGTCGTTTCAGGACAAGGCCCTACGGTTATAA